The Anopheles coluzzii chromosome 2, AcolN3, whole genome shotgun sequence genome window below encodes:
- the LOC120948135 gene encoding centromere-associated protein E, with protein sequence MSDNVKVSIKVRPLIKRERENKLVSQWRIRDNIIATIDGNGDPFVFDHIFDETVPTRQLFDTVCRPVILSALNGINGTIFAYGQTSSGKTYTMIGNDREPGVVPLTAREIFEQIKRIKERQFLIRVGFIEIYNEKIHDLLNTANTNLKIVENQCGDVSVNSKECITNCAEQIIQHVDDGNKARKIGETNMNERSSRSHTIFRITIESRVIGPANGVDGGMDNEAVQIGILNLVDLAGSERADQTGATGSRFKEGVCINKSLLSLSCVIQKLSENSDKQFINYRDSKLTRILQASLGGNAVTSMICNITPAVVDETYYTLSFAMRAKNIRNKPKVNEILTDAAMMKRLEREIKRLQSELRSEQNKNSKIKTMELQNAITLRTNQFINSNQAQQSLADNARRRTWCPSTTEIPRLAPGHRPTPDLMGEGGRTLMGPPPAVTNGGQYLVTMNGATPQIAIRSMSADEDYVATRSGDIRASDGFAATLALIGEDEPNIQYRELLDHQDLLARRVRSTSPNGLLNPFSSYGDEFVPGEQISFGSASVSPLSTMERELHTPKSLRRTRRSSTGDSPPQFNFEQRCRELEQELLELQEFTKLENSVETQHLKKELDKRTGELSELKHDLEKKEQRLEQLEERCAQLEVELKGQMATVSKAENDLALAVKERQAAVREAELHRNQHTGIEFEYERYRQRSEAREKELIESLQEARNNGATSNGGDSFKLDQKREEMKRLEMQNYEFTLQLEECNKQLEQLKSSNLEQHRKLEIVKQAVLQHYQTLSGDFPQSALVNSLRKLLLLSPDGGEQEHTAQSNGFNDTTMGQSVLDGNGNATMLDGNATLMGEEKTIQELVKIVEQLEETIRALEQEKRALQEASDVQLGELKSKLDGGQTSIERLEKEIAQWREKFAAQTTEYDELSTQLMDQMQDNEDLRKQFEEAKQTALANEKDVQRREELEREMGPLRESLEKANAEREALQRVCDSLREEVSALKASIESHASQVETIVAEKEQLSVERDEVKIRLEEAITKQKETMKELETVQAAKQAEVATVNEEIDRLKQEIVKLETSIGEQSVEKELLATENSRLSAQLVQLQKEQQLAGAASDQKAREDLQRLQQLKDEADGRVVQLEVELEVFKNKLDAAESEQNERFQQWEAEKQGLVKEIGELQLRMEELQASLHQLREEKNSQTNLVQIQTEKESTLQEQLAVLRQKQASEEARIHELQQKVCDYEGEIAALTEREAKQGESFESSLKQAQEELDCARKALAQLTEEKDAIAAEEAKVREELLKAAQTVAELQKRIEEVEQELECSRSELSAIAGKQKEEQQSHEEARKEIEKQLEMANTALAKIKEDNSKLVKQQHGDREDQAQCVQALTKCKDTLEQRLAEKEAELAIITSELETARAKCEALAEEQKTEHESYNSARQQLDQEIELLKQMVEQVSADKATVEREHSECHSRQQALQGQLEEREVEMLRYITELDALRAEQIRLVEQQNGVKRELEAKAAALQHELDSLQGNVSQLMNENEALLREQLEGEKSQQERTSADAEELLKLRSCRDESERLVTQLERDLATVRAELEMVRTELLEEKRRRDEIEQTDRERSEAVKEETERLRHAITALEDEKQRLQEATDRLRVELTEKERHTAELESLQQQKESALDEMRKENNDLTIAVQELSAKIVNLEEQVDSNEASQRKTIDTLVQERQEQDAALAALKQALTVAEAKLTDVEKQHDQVRDELRDTKAALEESLAARLRLEADIEESSSVRDVLERELRDLKSDLESLDHKLANERYEQERAVSAGLRRELDEKRKELESFMATGRPSLGDGRVVQALRRENEDLLKQLNEVRQLDGLRARQLQERVDELERLEGEIAKLRDEMSSMRHESSFNEKVEEISHLQKQVQDAEKVREETVHQKRSLERAFDQLRFKHQSLAKEVDELRKTTDKERKNRRQSTHDDRRGLLFNSKEVSTMTDPTSADCACSEMNEKIKEMRNKLTLKDCQLNTQKLLSSANPLKNEIAEMRRKLEEQHREKSQIEQELREVLEQLDQERKDRKRHCTQCMRHSRQQNARCDKAVQAYQPTTDSPSTTTAVSVSIVSTGRNTSVAVGAGDAAASAELTALQKRCEEQQEQYERLNEKYQTMKHLCRIRNDKISSLSAGLAEKENESTNVNRTVQNECIQLKQQLKEAENRYAQIYHHAVQMRGKSANKADVGLQTDNDATREEAEMYRVKYERYKALAARLIDEAKAAKMNGQRTAGGGGV encoded by the exons ATGTCTGATAATGTGAAGGTTTCGATCAAGGTACGACCGCTCATCAAAAGAGAGCGGGAAAACAAACTTGTATCACAATGGCGCATCCGGGATAATATAATCGCAACGATCGATGGCAATGGCGATCCGTTTGTATTCG ATCATATTTTCGATGAAACGGTCCCCACCCGCCAGCTTTTCGACACCGTGTGCCGGCCCGTTATACTGTCCGCGCTGAACGGTATCAACGGGACGATATTTGCGTACGGCCAAACATCGTCCGGCAAAACGTACACCATGATCGGGAACGATCGGGAACCGGGTGTGGTGCCGCTGACGGCGCGGGAAATTTTCGAGCAGATCAAAAGGATCAAGGAGCGCCAGTTTCTGATCCGCGTCGGGTTTATCGAGATTTACAACGAGAAGATACACGATCTGCTCAACACGGCCAACACGAACCTGAAGATAGTGGAAAACCAGTGCGGCGACGTGTCGGTCAACTCGAAGGAATGCATCACGAACTGTGCGGAGCAGATCATCCAGCACGTGGACGACGGCAACAAGGCGCGCAAGATTGGCGAAACGAACATGAACGAACGGTCCAGCCGATCGCACACCATCTTCCGCATTACGATCGAATCGCGTGTCATCGGCCCGGCCAACGGCGTTGACGGCGGCATGGACAATGAGGCGGTTCAGATCGGCATCTTGAATTTGGTCGATTTGGCCGGCAGCGAGCGGGCGGATCAAACCGGCGCGACAGGCTCACGGTTTAAGGAGGGCGTGTGCATCAACAAAAGCCTCCTGTCGCTGAGCTGCGTGATACAGAAGCTGAGCGAAAACTCGGACAAACAGTTCATCAACTATCGCGACTCAAAGCTGACGCGAATACTGCAAGCGTCGCTCGGTGGCAATGCGGTCACGTCGATGATCTGCAACATAACGCCCGCCGTGGTGGACGAAACGTACTACACGCTGAGCTTTGCGATGCGGGCCAAAAACATCCGCAACAAGCCGAAAGTGAACGAGATCCTGACCGACGCCGCCATGATGAAGCGGCTCGAGCGGGAAATCAAGCGCCTGCAGAGTGAGCTCCGCTCggagcagaacaaaaacagcaaaatcaAAACGATGGAGCTGCAGAACGCGATCACGCTGCGCACGAATCAGTTCATCAACTCGAACCAGGCGCAACAGTCGCTGGCGGACAATGCCCGGCGCCGCACCTGGTGCCCATCGACGACGGAGATACCACGGCTAGCCCCTGGTCACCGTCCAACGCCGGATTTGATGGGCGAAGGCGGTCGAACGCTGATGGGACCACCTCCTGCGGTGACGAACGGTGGCCAGTACCTCGTGACCATGAACGGGGCTACACCCCAGATAGCGATCCGTTCGATGTCGGCCGACGAGGACTACGTGGCGACGAGGTCGGGCGATATTCGTGCGAGCGATGGGTTCGCCGCCACGCTCGCCCTCATCGGGGAGGACGAGCCGAACATTCAGTACCGCGAGCTGCTGGACCATCAGGATCTGCTGGCACGGCGGGTACGCTCGACCTCGCCGAACGGTTTGCTCAATCCGTTCTCGTCCTATGGCGATGAGTTTGTGCCGGGCGAGCAGATTAGCTTCGGGTCCGCCTCCGTATCGCCCCTGTCGACGATGGAGCGGGAGCTGCACACGCCGAAAAGCTTGCGGAGAACGCGCCGCTCATCGACCGGTGATTCACCACCGCAGTTTAACTTCGAGCAGCG GTGCCGGGAGCTGGAACAGGAACTGCTCGAGCTTCAGGAGTTCACCAAGCTAGAAAACTCGGTCGAAACGCAACACCTGAAGAAGGAGCTTGACAAGCGCACGGGTGAGCTGTCGGAACTGAAACACGATCTCGAAAAGAAGGAGCAGCGGTTGGAACAGCTGGAGGAACG ATGCGCCCAGCTAGAAGTTGAACTGAAGGGCCAAATGGCAACGGTGAGCAAGGCGGAAAACGATCTCGCCCTGGCGGTCAAGGAGCGCCAGGCAGCGGTACGGGAGGCGGAACTGCACCGGAACCAGCACACCGGCATCGAGTTCGAGTACGAGCGCTACCGGCAGCGGTCGGAGGCTCGCGAGAAGGAGCTGATCGAATCGCTGCAGGAAGCGCGCAACAACGGCGCAACATCCAACGGCGGCGATAGTTTCAAACTGGACCAAAAGCGCGAAGAAATGAAACGGTTGGAGATG cAAAACTATGAATTTACCCTACAGCTGGAAGAATGTAACAAGCAGCTCGAGCAGCTAAAATCCTCCAACCTCGAGCAGCACCGGAAGTTGGAGATTGTAAAGCAGGCCGTTTTGCAGCATTACCAAACATTGTCCGGTGACTTTCCCCAGTCCGCGCTGGTAAACTCGTTGCGcaagctgttgctgctgtcgccAGATGGCGGAGAGCAGGAACATACAGCTCAATCGAATGGCTTCAACGACACAACGATGGGACAATCCGTTCTCGATGGAAACGGAAACGCTACCATGCTCGACGGTAATGCGACCCTGatgggggaggaaaaaaccaTCCAGGAGTTGGTCAAAATTGTCGAGCAGCTGGAAGAAACCATTCGCGCGCTGGAGCAGGAAAAGCGTGCCCTGCAGGAAGCGAGCGATGTGCAGCTGGGTGAGCTGAAATCGAAGCTTGACGGTGGGCAAACGTCCATCGAGCGGCTGGAGAAGGAGATTGCCCAGTGGAGGGAAAAGTTTGCGGCACAAACGACCGAGTACGACGAGCTGTCGACGCAGCTGATGGACCAGATGCAGGACAATGAAGACCTTCGCAAGCAGTTCGAAGAGGCGAAACAGACGGCACTGGCGAATGAAAAGGACGTCCAGCGGCGGGAAGAGCTTGAACGTGAAATGGGACCGTTGCGTGAATCGCTCGAAAAAGCAAACGCCGAACGAGAAGCGctgcagcgtgtgtgtgattcgTTGCGTGAAGAGGTTAGCGCGCTTAAAGCTTCCATAGAGAGTCACGCTTCTCAGGTGGAGACGATCGTTGCCGAGAAGGAACAGCTGTCCGTGGAGCGAGATGAAGTGAAGATTCGTCTGGAAGAGGCCATTACGAAGCAGAAGGAGACGATGAAGGAGCTAGAAACCGTTCAGGCGGCAAAACAAGCGGAAGTAGCGACAGTAAATGAAGAAATCGACCGATTGAAACAAGAAATTGTAAAGCTAGAAACGTCGATCGGTGAACAGAGTGTGGAAAAGGAGCTGCTTGCTACAGAAAATAGTCGACTTTCGGCACAGCTGGTCCAGTTGCAAAAGGAGCAACAGCTAGCGGGCGCAGCGAGTGATCAAAAGGCGCGAGAAGATTTGCAACGGTTGCAGCAGCTGAAGGATGAAGCCGACGGGCGTGTTGTACAGCTCGAGGTAGAGCTTGAAGTGTTTAAAAACAAGTTGGACGCTGCAGAGAGCGAACAAAATGAACGGTTCCAACAATGGGAAGCGGAAAAGCAAGGCTTAGTGAAGGAGATCGGCGAGCTGCAGCTAAGAATGGAAGAGCTGCAAGCTTCCCTGCACCAGTTGCGAGAGGAAAAGAACAGCCAGACCAATTTGGTACAAATTCAAACGGAAAAGGAATCCACCCTACAGGAGCAACTGGCCGTTTTGCGTCAGAAGCAAGCATCGGAGGAAGCACGCATCCACGAACTGCAACAGAAGGTGTGTGATTATGAAGGAGAAATTGCAGCACTGACTGAACGTGAGGCGAAACAAGGCGAATCTTTTGAAAGCTCGCTAAAACAGGCGCAGGAGGAATTGGATTGCGCAAGGAAAGCCCTCGCACAGCTGACCGAAGAGAAAGACGCAATTGCGGCCGAGGAAGCAAAGGTTCGAGAAGAGCTGCTAAAAGCTGCACAAACCGTTGCAGAGCTTCAAAAACGCATTGAAGAGGTGGAGCAGGAGCTGGAATGCTCTCGATCGGAACTGTCTGCGATTGCTGGAAAACAAAAGGAAGAACAGCAAAGCCATGAAGAAGCTCGCAAGGAGATAGAAAAGCAGCTAGAAATGGCAAACACTGCGCTAGCCAAGATAAAAGAAGACAATAGTAAACTGGTAAAACAACAGCATGGAGATCGCGAAGATCAGGCGCAATGTGTGCAAGCGTTGACGAAATGCAAAGATACGCTGGAACAACGATTAGCAGAAAAGGAAGCAGAGCTTGCAATAATCACGTCCGAGCTGGAGACGGCACGGGCAAAGTGTGAAGCCTTGGCAGAAGAGCAAAAGACTGAGCACGAATCGTACAACAGCGCGCGGCAGCAGCTCGACCAGGAGATAGAACTGCTGAAGCAAATGGTGGAACAAGTAAGCGCCGACAAGGCCACCGTCGAGCGAGAACATTCCGAGTGCCACTCCCGCCAGCAGGCGCTTCAAGGTCAGCTCGAGGAGCGCGAGGTGGAAATGCTGCGCTACATAACCGAGCTGGATGCACTCCGCGCGGAGCAGATCCGGCTGGTGGAGCAGCAGAACGGGGTAAAGCGCGAGTTGGAAGCGAAGGCTGCCGCCCTTCAGCACGAGCTCGATTCACTGCAGGGAAACGTGAGTCAGCTGATGAATGAAAACGAGGCACTGCTTAGGGAGCAGCTGGAAGGGGAAAAGAGCCAGCAGGAAAGGACCAGCGCCGATGCGGAGGAGCTGCTCAAGCTGCGCTCCTGTCGCGACGAGTCGGAACGGTTGGTGACACAGCTGGAGCGCGATCTTGCCACCGTGCGGGCCGAGCTGGAGATGGTACGGACGGAGCTGCTGGAGGAGAAACGGCGCCGGGATGAGATTGAGCAGACCGACAGGGAACGGTCGGAGGCGGTGAAAGAGGAAACGGAACGATTGCGTCACGCTATCACCGCCCTGGAGGATGAGAAGCAGCGGTTGCAGGAAGCAACGGACAGACTGCGAGTGGAGCTGACGGAGAAAGAGCGCCACACGGCCGAACTGGAATCGCTCcagcagcaaaaggaaagTGCACTGGACGAGATGCGCAAGGAGAACAACGATCTTACGATCGCGGTGCAGGAACTTTCCGCCAAGATCGTTAATCTGGAGGAGCAGGTCGATAGTAATGAAGCATCACAGCGGAAAACGATCGATACGCTTGTGCAGGAGCGGCAGGAGCAAGATGCTGCACTGGCTGCACTGAAACAGGCGCTCACGGTGGCGGAGGCGAAGCTGACGGACGTGGAAAAGCAACACGACCAAGTACGGGATGAGCTGCGCGACACGAAAGCAGCGCTGGAGGAGAGTCTGGCGGCACGGTTGCGTCTCGAGGCGGACATTGAAGAATCGTCCAGCGTACGGGACGTGCTGGAGCGCGAGCTGCGCGATCTGAAGAGCGATCTGGAGAGCCTCGATCACAAGCTGGCGAACGAGCGGTACGAGCAGGAGCGCGCCGTATCCGCCGGACTGCGCCGCGAGCTGGACGAGAAGCGCAAGGAGCTGGAAAGCTTCATGGCCACCGGTCGGCCGTCGCTCGGCGATGGGCGGGTGGTGCAGGCGCTGCGGCGTGAAAACGAGGATCTGCTCAAGCAGCTCAATGAGGTGCGCCAGCTGGACGGACTGCGGGCCCGGCAGCTGCAGGAACGGGTCGATGAGCTGGAGCGGCTGGAGGGTGAGATTGCGAAGCTGCGCGACGAAATGTCCAGCATGCGGCACGAGTCGAGCTTCAACGAGAAGGTGGAGGAAATAAGCCACCTCCAGAAGCAGGTGCAGGACGCGGAGAAGGTGCGGGAGGAAACGGTGCACCAGAAACGGTCGCTCGAGCGGGCGTTCGATCAGCTGCGCTTCAAGCATCAGTCACTGGCGAAGGAGGTGGACGAGCTGCGCAAAACGACGGAcaaggagcgcaagaaccgcCGCCAGAGCACGCATGACGACCGGCGGGGGCTGCTGTTTAACAGCAAGGAAGTGTCCACCATGACGGATCCTACCT CCGCTGACTGTGCCTGCTCGGAGATGAACGAAAAGATCAAGGAAATGCGCAACAAGCTTACGCTCAAGGACTGTCAGCTCAACACGCAGAAGCTGCTATCGTCCGCCAATCCGCTCAAGAACGAAATCGCGGAAATGCGCCGCAAACTGGAGGAGCAGCACCGTGAAAAGTCACAGATCGAGCAGGAACTGCGCGAAGTGCTTGAGCAGCTAGATCAGGAGCGCAAGGATCGCAAACGCCACTGTACCCAGTGTATGCGGCACAGTCGGCAGCAGAATGCGCGCTGCGATAAGGCGGTCCAGGCGTACCAGCCGACCACCGACAGTCCCAGCACGACGACGGCCGTTTCCGTGTCGATTGTGTCCACCGGCAGGAATACTTCGGTGGCGGTGGGCGCTGGTGACGCAGCGGCCAGCGCGGAACTGACGGCACTGCAGAAACGCTGCgaggagcagcaggagcagtaCGAGCGGCTGAACGAAAAGTACCAAACGATGAAGCACCTGTGCCGGATACGGAATGACAAGATCAGCAGCCTGAGTGCGGGACTCGCGGAGAAGGAGAACGAAAGCACGAACGTGAACCGTACCGTACAG AATGAATGTATCCAGCTGAAGCAACAGCTGAAGGAGGCCGAAAATCGGTACGCCCAGATCTACCACCATGCCGTGCAAATGAGGGGAAAATCGGCCAACAAAGCGGACGTCGGTTTGCAGACAGATAATGAC GCTACCCGTGAGGAAGCGGAAATGTATCGCGTCAAGTACGAACGCTACAAAGCACTGGCGGCTCGACTGATAGACGAAGCTAAAGCAGCCAAAATGAATGGCCAACGGACTGCTGGCGGAGGAGGGGTTTAG